In Oleiharenicola lentus, the following are encoded in one genomic region:
- a CDS encoding U32 family peptidase, producing MSAPVTAETPVRRPLPVRPEVLAPAGDWECAKAAIENGADAIYFGLERFNARMRAKNFTVADLPKLMEFLHRRGVRGYVTFNVLVFADELGAAEDYLRAIIAAGVDAAIVQDVGICRMIRAISPDFPIHTSTQMTITSAAGVDFARELGANLVVLARENSIKEIAAINEAQKSLAHPLPLETFVHGALCVAYSGQCLTSESLGGRSANRGECAQACRMPYELVSDGAKVELGDRRYLLSPQDLSGLEVLPDLIHAGVASLKIEGRLKSPEYVANITRVYRRAVDAAMAQVEPALRSGLAPTGNNTFDPAAARYDLEMGFSRGLYTGWFRGINNQELAHARFGTKRGVFLGEVARVGRDHVALKLVASLKPGDGLVFDAGRPDEKEEGGRVYQVDERNGETVLRFGQGDIDFSRVRPGNLVWKTNDPELDRRVRQSYEGDQIRHRRPLHLEVHGHAGGPLTLLARDDDGHVTKAESATPLEVAQKQPLSTERLRDQLGRLGGTPFELGTIENRLEGAVILAVSELNDLRRRLVADLDAQRAAPKRWTMTTTRIANRKLQDDPQPVAADPELIVVIRHLSQLEAAWAAGARTLYAEFEDPKKYREAVVRFRELRGSDSSATLWVAAPRIFKPGEDWILKQVLSCEADGYLVRNYDHLQWFAGRRRRGDFSLNVANPLTAEYFINHHGLERVTASYDLNVAQLEALLQGAPAAWFDITLHQHMPMFHMEHCVFCAFLSEGTDYRNCGRPCDKHDVRLRDRVGAEHLLRADAGCRNTVYNSRAQTGAEFADRLFALGARSFRIEFLNESADELQRTVGRYRQLLRGEITGAELWREFKLINQLGVTRGQLEATPQVIRRKG from the coding sequence ATGTCCGCTCCCGTCACCGCTGAAACACCGGTCCGCCGCCCCCTTCCGGTGCGGCCCGAGGTCCTCGCGCCCGCCGGTGACTGGGAGTGCGCCAAGGCCGCCATCGAGAACGGCGCCGACGCGATCTACTTCGGCCTCGAGCGCTTCAACGCCCGCATGCGCGCGAAGAATTTCACCGTCGCCGACCTGCCGAAGCTCATGGAGTTTCTCCACCGGCGCGGCGTGCGCGGCTACGTGACGTTCAATGTGCTGGTCTTCGCCGACGAACTTGGCGCCGCCGAGGATTACCTGCGCGCCATCATCGCCGCCGGCGTGGACGCCGCCATCGTGCAGGACGTCGGGATCTGCCGGATGATCCGCGCCATTTCGCCCGATTTTCCGATCCATACCTCCACCCAGATGACGATCACCAGCGCCGCCGGCGTGGACTTCGCCCGCGAGCTCGGTGCGAACCTCGTGGTCCTCGCCCGGGAAAATTCCATCAAGGAAATCGCCGCGATAAACGAGGCCCAAAAGTCGCTCGCGCATCCGCTGCCGCTGGAAACCTTCGTCCACGGCGCCCTCTGCGTCGCCTACTCCGGGCAGTGCCTGACGAGCGAGTCGCTCGGCGGCCGTTCCGCCAACCGCGGCGAATGCGCCCAGGCCTGCCGCATGCCCTACGAGCTGGTTTCCGACGGGGCCAAGGTCGAACTCGGTGACCGCCGCTACCTGCTCAGCCCGCAGGACCTCTCCGGCCTCGAGGTGCTGCCCGACCTGATCCACGCCGGCGTCGCCTCGCTGAAAATCGAGGGCCGCCTGAAGAGCCCCGAATACGTCGCCAACATCACGCGCGTCTATCGCCGCGCCGTGGACGCGGCGATGGCGCAGGTGGAGCCCGCGCTCCGCTCAGGTTTGGCTCCAACTGGGAACAACACCTTCGATCCCGCCGCCGCCCGCTACGACCTCGAGATGGGCTTTTCCCGCGGCCTCTACACCGGCTGGTTCCGCGGCATCAACAACCAGGAACTCGCCCACGCCCGCTTCGGCACCAAGCGCGGTGTTTTCCTCGGCGAGGTCGCTCGCGTCGGACGCGACCACGTCGCGCTGAAGCTCGTTGCCTCGCTCAAGCCCGGCGACGGCCTCGTGTTCGATGCCGGCCGGCCGGACGAAAAAGAGGAAGGCGGTCGTGTTTACCAAGTGGACGAGCGCAACGGTGAAACGGTGCTCCGCTTCGGGCAGGGCGACATTGATTTCAGCCGCGTGCGTCCCGGGAATCTCGTCTGGAAGACCAACGATCCGGAACTCGATCGCCGCGTGCGCCAGTCCTACGAGGGCGACCAGATCCGCCACCGGCGCCCGCTGCATCTCGAAGTTCATGGTCACGCGGGCGGCCCGCTCACGCTCCTCGCCCGCGACGACGACGGCCATGTCACCAAGGCCGAATCCGCCACGCCGCTTGAGGTTGCCCAGAAACAGCCACTCTCGACCGAGCGCCTGCGCGACCAGCTTGGCCGCCTCGGCGGCACACCGTTCGAACTCGGCACAATCGAGAACCGGCTGGAGGGCGCGGTCATTCTCGCTGTCAGCGAACTGAACGACCTGCGCCGTCGCCTTGTCGCCGACCTCGACGCGCAGCGCGCTGCCCCAAAGCGCTGGACGATGACCACAACGCGGATTGCAAATCGCAAATTGCAGGACGATCCCCAGCCAGTTGCTGCCGACCCCGAGCTCATCGTCGTTATCCGCCACCTCAGCCAGCTGGAAGCCGCGTGGGCCGCCGGTGCCCGTACGCTCTACGCCGAGTTTGAGGACCCGAAGAAATACCGCGAAGCCGTCGTGCGTTTCCGTGAACTGCGTGGCAGCGACTCCTCGGCGACGCTCTGGGTCGCCGCCCCGCGCATCTTCAAGCCCGGCGAAGATTGGATTCTGAAGCAGGTCCTGTCGTGTGAAGCCGATGGCTACCTTGTCCGCAACTACGACCACCTGCAGTGGTTCGCCGGCCGTCGCCGCCGCGGTGATTTTTCGCTGAACGTCGCCAATCCGCTCACGGCCGAATACTTCATCAATCACCACGGTCTGGAGCGTGTGACCGCCTCCTACGACCTGAACGTCGCGCAGCTCGAAGCCCTGCTCCAGGGCGCGCCCGCCGCGTGGTTCGACATCACGCTCCACCAGCACATGCCGATGTTTCACATGGAGCACTGCGTGTTCTGCGCCTTCCTCTCGGAGGGCACGGATTACCGGAATTGTGGCCGTCCCTGCGACAAGCACGATGTTCGCCTGCGCGACCGCGTGGGCGCCGAGCATCTCCTGCGGGCCGACGCCGGCTGCCGCAACACCGTCTATAACTCCCGCGCGCAAACCGGGGCCGAGTTCGCCGATCGCCTGTTCGCTCTCGGTGCCCGGTCCTTCCGCATCGAGTTTCTCAACGAGTCCGCCGACGAACTGCAACGCACGGTCGGACGCTACCGACAGCTCCTGCGCGGCGAGATCACCGGCGCGGAGCTCTGGCGGGAGTTCAAGCTCATCAACCAGCTCGGTGTCACCCGCGGCCAGTTGGAAGCCACCCCGCAGGTTATCCGCCGCAAGGGCTAG
- a CDS encoding nucleoside monophosphate kinase translates to METTTGKSTPTNAATPAAPTSNSHDLEIKDALVIFTPIWEDLEAHFGREHLRFPKEIILLGGAPGAGKGTNTEFIARTRGLTCQPIVMSALLDTPEMKRIKDAGNMIGDREVLAVLLRELLKPEYRDGVILDGFPRTKVQVECLKMLFEKMVQLRREFYSTPLAIHFRQPVIQIVVLFVDEKESIARQLKRGHETKAHNEEVRRTGHGTLMEERATDFDEKLARRRYRVFKEQTWDALLSLKDIFHYHLINAQGSLAEVEQNILGELEYQSSLELDPSTFDRLRTLPLASEIIVHARQELVRRLDHYELTQPELFQRVVNLIEKKIMPIVMRHALSGHANINSEDPVLNEPEALAMFIDIFSERGYHAVVDVHRIEVPESVDLTTGKITCRVKKVYRTIIRFKGSEIRRG, encoded by the coding sequence ATGGAGACCACGACCGGCAAATCCACTCCGACGAACGCCGCCACCCCGGCCGCCCCCACCTCGAATTCGCACGACCTCGAGATCAAGGACGCGCTGGTGATCTTCACGCCCATCTGGGAGGATCTCGAGGCGCACTTCGGCCGCGAGCACCTGCGCTTCCCCAAGGAGATCATCCTGCTCGGCGGCGCGCCCGGTGCGGGCAAGGGCACCAACACGGAGTTCATCGCCCGCACCCGCGGCCTCACCTGCCAGCCCATCGTGATGAGCGCCCTGCTCGACACGCCGGAGATGAAGCGGATCAAGGATGCCGGCAACATGATCGGCGACCGCGAAGTGCTCGCCGTCTTGCTGCGCGAGCTGCTCAAGCCCGAATACCGCGATGGCGTCATCCTCGACGGCTTCCCCCGCACCAAGGTGCAGGTCGAGTGCCTCAAGATGCTGTTCGAGAAGATGGTCCAGCTGCGTCGCGAATTCTACTCCACGCCGCTCGCCATCCATTTCCGACAGCCGGTGATCCAGATTGTGGTGCTCTTCGTGGACGAGAAGGAGAGCATCGCCCGTCAACTCAAGCGCGGCCACGAGACCAAGGCCCACAATGAGGAGGTGCGGCGCACCGGCCACGGCACGCTGATGGAGGAACGCGCCACCGACTTTGACGAGAAGCTCGCCCGCCGCCGCTACCGCGTGTTCAAGGAGCAGACCTGGGACGCGCTGCTCTCCCTGAAGGACATCTTCCACTATCACCTGATCAACGCGCAGGGCTCGCTCGCCGAGGTCGAGCAGAACATTCTCGGCGAGCTCGAATACCAGAGCTCGCTCGAACTCGACCCGAGCACGTTCGACCGGCTGCGCACGCTGCCCCTCGCCAGCGAGATCATTGTCCACGCCCGGCAGGAACTGGTGCGCCGCCTCGACCACTACGAGCTCACCCAGCCCGAGCTGTTCCAGCGCGTGGTGAACCTGATCGAAAAGAAAATCATGCCGATCGTGATGCGGCATGCGCTCTCCGGCCACGCCAACATCAACAGCGAAGACCCGGTGCTCAACGAGCCCGAGGCGCTGGCCATGTTCATCGACATCTTCTCCGAGCGCGGCTACCATGCCGTCGTGGACGTGCACCGCATCGAGGTGCCCGAGTCCGTGGACCTCACCACCGGCAAGATCACCTGCCGCGTGAAGAAGGTTTACCGCACCATCATCCGCTTCAAGGGCTCCGAGATCCGCCGCGGCTGA